From Ancylobacter polymorphus, a single genomic window includes:
- a CDS encoding HlyD family secretion protein — MASQRRLPAHSLLVALLLAMLATPVAAQQEPAGASGLGAKLQALIARLSGSRLPAGLFQTNGRIEAEQVLVASKLAGRVAQVLVEEGQTVDAGEVVARMDTSELEAQLAGAQAQVRRAEKSVAEAEAQIAQRDSEHTLAEQEFERASKLKDSGFGTAQSLDLRQSQLNVAVAAQRAAQASLDEADAAVDAARADVARIQSLIDDSTLKAPRRGRIEYRLVRSGEVVAAGAPIVTLLDLSDVYMTVFVPARVAGRLALSDEARIVLDPAPDYVIPATVSFVAAGAQFTPKSVETADEREKLMFRIKLRIAAELLKQYEDRVKTGVRGVAYVRTDPATQWPADLAVKLPQ; from the coding sequence ATGGCAAGCCAGCGACGGTTGCCGGCCCATTCACTTCTCGTGGCACTGCTGCTCGCGATGCTGGCGACGCCGGTCGCGGCGCAGCAGGAGCCCGCAGGCGCTTCCGGCCTTGGCGCGAAGCTGCAGGCGCTGATCGCCCGGCTGAGCGGCAGCCGGTTGCCGGCGGGCCTGTTCCAGACCAATGGTCGCATCGAAGCCGAGCAGGTGCTGGTGGCCTCCAAGCTCGCCGGCCGCGTGGCACAGGTGCTGGTCGAGGAAGGCCAGACCGTCGATGCCGGCGAAGTGGTCGCGCGCATGGACACGAGCGAACTCGAAGCCCAGCTCGCCGGGGCGCAGGCCCAGGTACGTCGCGCCGAGAAGTCGGTCGCCGAGGCCGAGGCGCAGATCGCCCAGCGCGATAGCGAGCACACGCTGGCCGAGCAGGAATTCGAGCGCGCCTCGAAACTCAAGGATAGCGGCTTCGGCACCGCCCAGTCGCTCGATCTGCGCCAGAGCCAGCTGAATGTTGCGGTGGCCGCCCAGCGCGCCGCGCAAGCCTCGCTGGATGAAGCCGACGCCGCCGTCGATGCCGCCCGCGCCGATGTGGCGCGCATCCAGTCGCTGATCGACGATTCCACGCTCAAGGCGCCGCGCCGCGGGCGGATCGAATACCGGCTGGTGCGCTCGGGCGAGGTGGTGGCGGCCGGCGCGCCCATCGTCACGCTGCTGGACCTCTCGGACGTCTACATGACCGTCTTCGTGCCGGCCCGCGTCGCCGGCCGGCTGGCGCTTAGCGACGAGGCGCGCATCGTGCTCGACCCGGCGCCCGACTATGTCATTCCCGCCACGGTGAGCTTCGTGGCCGCCGGGGCGCAGTTCACGCCGAAGTCGGTCGAGACGGCGGATGAGCGCGAAAAGCTGATGTTCCGCATCAAGCTGCGCATCGCGGCGGAACTGCTCAAGCAGTATGAGGACCGGGTGAAGACCGGCGTGCGCGGTGTCGCCTATGTGCGCACGGATCCAGCGACACAATGGCCGGCCGATCTGGCGGTGAAGCTGCCGCAATGA
- a CDS encoding ABC transporter permease, whose translation MFARLARIFRLGIKELYSLKADPVLAGLIVYTFTIAIYTVASGAKFEVENAAVAVVDEDQTALSRRMRDALLKPFFKEPVLIGAEEVDEVMDSGRFVFVVSIPPKFEHDVIAGRYPTIQLDIDATAMSQAGNGASYIQNILVQEVAAAVPGASSAQPVNVVVHALFNPNLQSAWFTAVMQVINNVTMLAVILSGAALIREREHGTIEHLLVMPVTPMEIMLAKIWANGLVIVIAATLSLVVVVERLLGVPTQGSLALFVGAMLVYQFSVTALGILVATVSTSMAQFGLIVMPVLIIMNLLSGSTTPMESMPVWLQNVMQLSPSTHFVALSQAVLYRGAGFSVVWGQMMALAAIGAAFFFLAALRFRKALQTGG comes from the coding sequence ATGTTCGCCCGGCTCGCCCGCATCTTCCGCCTCGGCATCAAGGAACTGTACAGCCTGAAGGCCGACCCGGTTCTCGCGGGGCTGATCGTCTACACCTTCACCATCGCCATCTACACGGTGGCTTCCGGCGCGAAGTTCGAGGTGGAGAATGCCGCCGTCGCGGTGGTCGACGAGGACCAGACCGCCCTGTCGCGGCGGATGCGTGACGCGCTGCTCAAGCCCTTCTTCAAGGAGCCGGTGCTGATCGGCGCGGAGGAGGTGGACGAGGTGATGGATTCCGGCCGCTTCGTCTTCGTGGTGTCGATCCCGCCGAAATTCGAGCATGACGTCATCGCCGGCCGCTACCCGACCATCCAGCTCGACATCGACGCCACCGCTATGTCGCAGGCGGGCAATGGCGCCTCCTACATCCAGAACATCCTCGTGCAGGAAGTCGCTGCCGCCGTGCCCGGCGCGTCGAGCGCGCAGCCGGTCAATGTGGTTGTGCACGCGCTGTTCAACCCGAACCTGCAATCGGCGTGGTTCACGGCGGTGATGCAGGTGATCAACAACGTCACCATGCTCGCCGTCATCCTCTCCGGCGCGGCGCTGATTCGCGAGCGCGAGCATGGAACGATCGAGCATCTGCTGGTGATGCCGGTGACGCCGATGGAGATCATGCTGGCGAAGATCTGGGCCAACGGCCTCGTTATCGTCATCGCGGCGACGCTGTCGCTGGTCGTGGTGGTGGAGCGGCTGCTCGGCGTGCCGACGCAAGGCTCGCTCGCGCTCTTTGTCGGGGCGATGCTGGTCTACCAGTTCTCGGTGACGGCGCTCGGCATCCTCGTCGCCACGGTGTCGACCTCGATGGCGCAGTTCGGTCTCATCGTCATGCCGGTGCTGATCATCATGAACCTGCTCTCGGGCTCGACCACGCCGATGGAAAGCATGCCGGTCTGGCTGCAGAATGTGATGCAGCTCTCACCCTCCACCCATTTCGTCGCGCTGTCGCAGGCGGTTCTCTATCGCGGCGCCGGGTTCTCGGTGGTGTGGGGGCAGATGATGGCGCTCGCCGCCATCGGCGCGGCGTTCTTCTTCCTCGCGGCGCTGCGCTTCCGCAAGGCGTTGCAGACCGGTGGATAA
- the rbbA gene encoding ribosome-associated ATPase/putative transporter RbbA, which yields MSGEAAAQIPAIALGGVTHRYGKVEALRGLDLAIPAGCMAGLIGPDGVGKSTLLGLAAGVTRIQQGRVEVLGGDMANANWRREAGGRVAYMPQGLGRNLYPTLSVAENLDFFGRLFGQGTAERRERITELIAATGLAPFANRPAGKLSGGMKQKLGICAALIHDPDLVILDEPTTGVDPLSRRQFWELIERLRVRRPGMSVIVATAYMEEAERFDWLAAMNEGQVLATGSPAEIRAQASETTLERAFVALLPAGERGAAEPLPDLPRVDHGGAPAIEASGLTRRFGDFVAVDHVNFRIEKGEIFGFLGSNGSGKSTTMKMLTGLLPASEGEAKLFGAPLAGGDMETRKRVGYMSQAFSLYAELTVRQNLVLHAQLFEIADVEGRVAEMLERFDLAEVADVRPESLPLGIRQRLQLAVAVIHRPEILILDEPTSGVDPVARDNFWRTLIELSRKDGVTIFLSTHFMNEAERCDRISLMHAGRVLAVGTPGELKRDRGMDTLEEVFIAVLEDAGMGRDQGGDLKERAAAPARVRRFDPGRLWAYASREALEIMRDRARLAFALLGPILLLLTFGYGISFDVENLPYAVFDQDQSLQSRQLLESFEGSRYFETHAPISSPAELDQRLKSGELKLAIEVPPDFGRDLMRERSPEIGVYVDGAMPFRAETTRGYVQGIAQSYLADAQLRTQGQAVPVYPITIEPRYRYNQAFKSVNAMVPSVIMLMLILIPAIMTALGVVKEKETGSITNFQSTPVTRLEFLLGKQLPYAAIAFGSFVTLVITARLIFDVPVKGSLPTLALGSLAYVLATTGFGLLISSFVRSQVAAIFATAIIAIIPAVNFSGLLVPVSSLSGGARFMGLAFPSAWYQQVSVGTFTKALGFAELWPDIVVTFLFALFFIAAAMVALRKQGV from the coding sequence ATGAGCGGGGAGGCGGCCGCGCAGATTCCGGCTATCGCGCTCGGCGGCGTGACCCACCGCTATGGCAAGGTCGAGGCATTGCGCGGGCTCGATCTTGCGATTCCGGCCGGCTGCATGGCGGGTCTCATCGGCCCGGACGGCGTGGGCAAGTCGACGCTGCTCGGGCTGGCCGCCGGCGTGACGCGGATCCAGCAGGGGCGGGTGGAGGTGCTCGGCGGCGACATGGCCAATGCGAATTGGCGGCGAGAGGCCGGCGGGCGCGTCGCCTACATGCCGCAGGGGCTGGGGCGCAACCTCTACCCGACACTGAGCGTCGCGGAAAATCTCGACTTCTTCGGCCGCCTGTTCGGGCAGGGCACGGCCGAGCGCCGCGAGCGCATCACTGAGCTCATCGCCGCCACCGGCCTCGCACCCTTCGCCAATCGCCCCGCCGGCAAACTCTCCGGCGGCATGAAGCAGAAGCTCGGCATCTGCGCGGCGCTGATCCACGATCCCGACCTCGTCATCCTCGACGAGCCGACCACGGGCGTCGACCCGCTGTCGCGCCGGCAGTTCTGGGAGCTGATCGAGCGTCTGCGCGTCCGCCGTCCGGGCATGAGCGTCATTGTTGCCACCGCTTATATGGAGGAGGCCGAGCGCTTCGACTGGCTGGCGGCGATGAATGAGGGGCAGGTGCTCGCCACCGGCAGCCCGGCAGAGATTCGCGCGCAGGCGAGCGAGACGACGCTGGAGCGGGCCTTCGTCGCGCTGCTGCCGGCGGGCGAGCGCGGCGCCGCCGAGCCGCTGCCGGATCTGCCGCGCGTCGATCATGGTGGCGCGCCGGCCATCGAGGCGAGCGGGCTGACGCGGCGCTTCGGCGATTTCGTCGCCGTCGACCATGTGAATTTCCGCATCGAGAAGGGCGAGATCTTCGGCTTCCTCGGCTCGAACGGTTCGGGCAAGTCGACGACGATGAAGATGCTCACCGGGCTTCTGCCGGCGAGCGAGGGCGAGGCCAAGCTGTTCGGCGCGCCGCTGGCCGGTGGCGACATGGAGACTCGCAAGCGCGTCGGCTACATGTCGCAGGCCTTCTCGCTCTATGCCGAGCTGACCGTACGGCAGAACCTCGTGCTGCATGCCCAGCTGTTCGAGATCGCCGATGTGGAGGGCCGCGTCGCCGAGATGCTGGAGCGCTTCGACCTCGCAGAAGTCGCCGATGTCCGTCCCGAAAGCCTGCCGCTCGGCATACGCCAGCGCCTACAGCTGGCGGTGGCGGTGATCCATCGGCCGGAGATCCTCATCCTCGACGAGCCGACATCCGGCGTCGATCCGGTGGCACGCGACAATTTCTGGCGCACGCTGATCGAGCTCTCGCGCAAGGATGGGGTGACGATCTTCCTGTCTACCCATTTCATGAACGAGGCCGAGCGCTGCGACCGCATCTCGCTGATGCATGCCGGCCGGGTGCTGGCGGTCGGCACGCCCGGCGAGCTCAAGCGCGACCGGGGCATGGACACGCTGGAGGAGGTGTTCATCGCCGTGCTGGAAGACGCCGGCATGGGGCGCGATCAGGGCGGCGACCTGAAGGAGCGCGCAGCCGCGCCCGCCCGCGTGCGGCGTTTCGATCCCGGCCGGCTGTGGGCCTATGCCAGCCGCGAGGCGCTGGAGATCATGCGCGACCGCGCGCGCCTCGCCTTCGCGCTGCTCGGGCCGATCCTCTTGCTGCTCACTTTCGGCTACGGCATTTCCTTCGATGTCGAGAACCTGCCCTATGCGGTGTTCGACCAGGACCAGAGCCTGCAGAGCCGGCAATTGCTCGAGAGTTTCGAGGGCTCGCGCTATTTCGAGACGCATGCGCCGATCTCCTCGCCCGCCGAGCTCGACCAGCGGCTGAAGAGCGGCGAGCTCAAGCTCGCCATCGAGGTGCCGCCCGACTTCGGCCGCGACCTGATGCGCGAGCGCAGCCCGGAGATCGGCGTCTATGTCGACGGCGCCATGCCGTTCCGCGCCGAGACGACGCGCGGCTATGTGCAGGGCATCGCGCAATCCTATCTCGCCGACGCGCAGCTGCGCACGCAAGGGCAGGCGGTGCCGGTCTATCCGATCACCATCGAGCCGCGCTACCGCTACAATCAGGCGTTCAAGAGCGTGAACGCCATGGTGCCAAGCGTCATCATGCTGATGCTCATCCTCATCCCGGCGATCATGACCGCGCTCGGCGTGGTGAAGGAGAAGGAGACCGGCTCCATCACCAATTTCCAGTCGACGCCGGTCACAAGGCTGGAATTCCTGCTCGGCAAGCAACTGCCCTATGCCGCCATCGCCTTCGGCAGCTTCGTCACGCTGGTGATCACCGCGCGGCTGATCTTCGACGTGCCGGTGAAGGGTTCGCTGCCGACGCTGGCGCTCGGCTCGCTGGCCTATGTGCTGGCGACCACGGGCTTCGGCCTCCTGATCTCCAGCTTCGTGCGGAGCCAGGTGGCGGCGATCTTCGCCACCGCCATCATCGCCATCATCCCGGCGGTGAACTTCTCCGGCCTGCTCGTGCCGGTGTCCTCGCTCTCGGGCGGGGCGCGGTTCATGGGGCTCGCCTTCCCCTCGGCCTGGTATCAGCAGGTGAGCGTCGGCACCTTCACCAAGGCGCTGGGTTTCGCCGAGCTCTGGCCCGACATCGTCGTGACCTTTCTTTTCGCGCTGTTCTTCATCGCGGCGGCGATGGTCGCGTTGCGCAAGCAGGGGGTGTGA
- a CDS encoding GGDEF domain-containing protein has product MDVSESSNFQRIRAESTGTFAAIASIDKVARLYSFTAVPGSDLIVNVGLSTQPILSPWRSRALIIGPVAVLLCGALVVFAVKLGKELRRRALAEAELAQLATTDGLTGLANRRRFDEVLEREWRRSVRTGTPLSLMVLDADHFKRVNDRYGHAIGDEMLKALAAAVNRCARRPGDLPARIGGEEFSVILPDTAEEGALFLAEKLRSELASSSIPLATGAIPACTVSIGVSTSHAEAESAIALCEAADRAVYIAKRAGRDRVEYVPISRQSIPLSFTPDLPGE; this is encoded by the coding sequence GTGGATGTCTCGGAGAGCTCAAATTTCCAGCGTATTCGTGCCGAGAGCACCGGGACATTCGCGGCAATCGCCAGCATCGACAAGGTTGCGCGTCTTTACAGTTTCACTGCGGTGCCGGGGTCTGATCTCATCGTCAATGTCGGCTTGAGCACGCAGCCCATCCTGTCACCGTGGCGCAGTCGTGCCCTCATTATCGGCCCAGTGGCCGTGCTGCTTTGCGGCGCACTCGTTGTTTTCGCGGTCAAGCTCGGCAAAGAACTGCGTCGGCGAGCCCTCGCAGAAGCCGAGCTGGCACAGTTGGCAACGACGGATGGGCTCACCGGTCTGGCCAATCGCCGTCGATTTGACGAGGTGCTTGAGCGAGAATGGCGACGCTCGGTGCGCACCGGCACACCACTATCGCTGATGGTGCTGGATGCGGATCATTTCAAGCGCGTTAACGATCGATACGGTCATGCCATTGGCGACGAGATGCTCAAGGCGCTGGCGGCTGCGGTCAATCGATGCGCGCGTCGACCGGGAGACCTTCCTGCCCGCATCGGAGGGGAGGAGTTCAGTGTGATCCTGCCGGACACAGCGGAAGAAGGCGCACTGTTTCTTGCCGAAAAGCTTCGATCAGAACTGGCGAGTTCGTCCATTCCCCTCGCCACCGGAGCCATACCGGCCTGCACTGTGAGTATTGGAGTATCGACCAGTCACGCAGAAGCCGAATCGGCTATTGCCCTCTGTGAGGCAGCTGATCGCGCCGTTTATATCGCGAAGCGCGCTGGGCGCGATCGCGTTGAGTATGTGCCGATTAGTCGGCAATCCATCCCGCTCAGTTTCACTCCTGACCTGCCGGGCGAATAA